The Cyanobacteria bacterium GSL.Bin1 genomic interval TAGCTTGACCACATCTTTTAACAAGGCTTCTACATCGCTAGCCAGGGGACGTAAATCAGTTTCTGGCGCTTCATCTTCAATCCATTCCACTAAGCCAACGCGATAAGGCTTTTCGCGCACCCAGTTTAAAACCCGGAATCGTTGTTGTCCGAGGGTAAGCATTTTCATGCGATCATCGGGAAGACGTTGGAACTGGGAAATTTCTGCACAACAGCCCACCGATGCAATATCTCCCTTAACTGGATCAAACATAAGGACGCCAAAGCGACGATCAGTTTCTAAGATAGTGTTCATCATCATGCGATAACGAAACTCAAAAATGTGTAGCGGGAGGGGGCGACCAGGAAATAAAACTACATCGGG includes:
- a CDS encoding ATP-dependent protease — translated: MASSTSMAVRELPLFPLPDVVLFPGRPLPLHIFEFRYRMMMNTILETDRRFGVLMFDPVKGDIASVGCCAEISQFQRLPDDRMKMLTLGQQRFRVLNWVREKPYRVGLVEWIEDEAPETDLRPLASDVEALLKDVVKLSAKLTDQTIELPDDIPDLPRELSFWVASNLYGVASEQQSLLEMQDTKARLEREAEILGSTRNHLAARTALKDALK